The following are encoded in a window of Campylobacterota bacterium genomic DNA:
- a CDS encoding HIT domain-containing protein, which produces MKKLYAPWRHDYINNVARKQDKDSSEKGCVFCKQLMHKDDDKYYIIKRFSDCAVMMNYYPYNAGHVMVLPYHHQPNLDNLTPLVRTQMMEVVSLSTTVIGKTLNSEGFNVGINLGSAGGGGLPSHLHIHVLPRWKGDTNFLETTGGVKIVSSDLDKMYFMLKEAFANTSID; this is translated from the coding sequence ATGAAAAAATTATATGCGCCTTGGCGACACGATTATATTAATAATGTAGCACGCAAACAAGACAAAGACAGTTCGGAAAAGGGCTGCGTCTTTTGCAAGCAACTAATGCACAAAGATGATGATAAATATTACATCATCAAGCGCTTCTCTGACTGCGCCGTCATGATGAATTATTACCCCTATAATGCGGGTCATGTGATGGTATTACCTTACCATCACCAACCCAATCTTGACAACCTCACCCCATTGGTACGTACTCAAATGATGGAAGTTGTAAGCCTAAGCACAACGGTCATCGGTAAAACCCTGAATAGTGAGGGGTTTAACGTCGGCATAAATTTGGGCTCTGCCGGAGGTGGCGGACTTCCTTCACATCTACATATTCATGTTTTACCTCGCTGGAAAGGTGATACAAACTTTCTGGAAACAACTGGGGGCGTCAAAATAGTCTCTTCAGATCTTGATAAAATGTACTTTATGCTCAAAGAAGCATTTGCCAATACTTCCATCGATTAA
- a CDS encoding ankyrin repeat domain-containing protein: MNKKRNVITLSIILLITIFSTELKSAEGPYICRIVSSQTEQICFDSALISDIWSLMQEFNKDKAERLKPLTFFFSKIVPCQKFLENFGSNTFVDKNNNLTMHRPLDFPFSSREELSKDLQNDLKSIPHNETLPIEDKIYFFKKMVPFIISHNLISHEQIHDAIFSLFNSLKIGNTLAKTIVDFVCSGVCSIFYIIQNDNQVARIYDLLSSNKSDESEEIEEHARGSLYGMLWTLNSHLRLPLFLRIPPPCLTQEGTTLFMQGYIYSVQRAGYPSSVFANLAQAQHVINRCDELRTILQAGNLSEKLLSSAIKEGVNINMFDSHGMTLLHYAAQGGHLKAIKLLLKYGANVDAVTVWHRMTPLHLAAKTKYLYSAQLLVANGASVNAKMHFGTTPLHEAAQEGNIAMILFLLTSGANKNSLTRYRQTPLMLAQKSPDTTHAVINILLNAG, from the coding sequence ATGAATAAAAAAAGAAACGTTATCACACTGAGCATCATTCTTTTAATAACAATTTTCAGCACCGAACTTAAATCCGCCGAAGGCCCATATATCTGCAGGATTGTCAGCAGCCAAACGGAACAAATCTGTTTTGACAGTGCCCTCATTAGTGATATTTGGTCACTAATGCAGGAGTTTAATAAGGACAAGGCAGAAAGATTAAAACCCCTAACCTTTTTTTTTAGTAAGATAGTGCCTTGCCAAAAATTTTTAGAAAACTTTGGCAGTAACACCTTCGTAGACAAAAACAACAACCTTACAATGCATAGGCCTCTTGACTTCCCATTCAGTTCTCGAGAAGAGCTCTCCAAGGATCTACAAAATGATTTGAAGAGTATTCCCCACAACGAAACCCTACCAATAGAAGACAAAATCTACTTTTTTAAAAAAATGGTACCATTTATAATCTCCCATAATCTAATTTCACACGAACAAATTCACGACGCTATCTTTTCACTCTTTAACTCCCTAAAAATCGGAAATACTTTAGCTAAAACAATTGTTGATTTTGTTTGCTCCGGAGTATGTTCTATTTTTTACATCATTCAAAACGATAACCAAGTTGCAAGAATTTATGACCTTCTATCATCAAATAAATCAGATGAGTCAGAGGAAATAGAAGAGCATGCACGTGGTTCTCTCTATGGCATGCTATGGACTTTGAACAGCCATCTTCGCTTGCCTCTTTTTCTACGCATACCACCACCCTGCTTGACGCAAGAAGGCACAACTCTTTTCATGCAAGGGTACATCTATTCGGTTCAAAGGGCAGGATACCCTTCTTCTGTTTTTGCAAACCTTGCACAAGCTCAACACGTAATAAACCGCTGTGATGAGTTACGTACAATACTGCAAGCAGGCAATCTATCTGAAAAACTATTGAGCAGCGCCATCAAAGAAGGAGTCAACATCAACATGTTCGATAGCCACGGCATGACGTTACTTCACTACGCAGCTCAAGGCGGCCATCTTAAAGCAATCAAATTACTCCTTAAATATGGAGCCAACGTCGATGCAGTAACAGTTTGGCATAGAATGACACCACTACACCTTGCAGCTAAAACAAAGTACCTCTATTCTGCGCAACTACTTGTAGCAAATGGAGCTAGCGTCAATGCTAAAATGCATTTTGGTACCACACCTTTGCACGAAGCAGCACAGGAAGGCAACATCGCTATGATTTTATTTTTACTCACATCAGGAGCCAACAAAAACTCTTTAACTCGATACCGACAAACGCCACTTATGCTTGCTCAAAAAAGTCCAGACACAACTCATGCGGTTATCAATATTTTGTTAAATGCTGGCTAA
- a CDS encoding ankyrin repeat domain-containing protein: MKRTSLLLVCLHSILTLWTPLLAHEDNPYPLHEAIYAYNTYWINENLAAIDQLITSNAANLDDFNDEGYAPLHIAVFENRFDVVKKLVDAGADVNRQDFFDWTPLLHAINGRNRKTANFLVEHGADINMPIKHGECALHFAIRWGIMHVEFVLEYKADINVADNAGWTPLHGAAAYKNPELVKLLLDHGADRKRTDLKKRTPQELTTDEECIKLLKTYFPENE; this comes from the coding sequence ATGAAAAGAACTTCTTTACTGCTGGTTTGCCTCCATTCAATTCTTACGCTTTGGACTCCTCTGCTCGCACATGAAGATAATCCTTATCCGCTGCATGAAGCCATTTACGCATACAACACATACTGGATAAACGAAAACCTTGCAGCAATCGATCAACTCATAACAAGCAACGCTGCAAACCTGGACGACTTCAATGATGAAGGATATGCTCCCCTACACATTGCAGTATTTGAAAACAGATTTGATGTTGTCAAAAAGCTTGTTGATGCCGGCGCGGACGTTAATCGCCAAGACTTTTTTGATTGGACCCCTCTACTGCATGCAATTAATGGACGCAACCGTAAGACTGCAAATTTTTTAGTCGAGCATGGTGCCGATATAAACATGCCTATCAAACACGGAGAATGTGCCCTTCATTTTGCCATACGCTGGGGTATCATGCACGTTGAATTTGTTTTGGAATACAAAGCCGATATTAATGTAGCAGATAATGCAGGATGGACTCCGCTCCATGGTGCTGCTGCCTACAAAAATCCTGAGCTTGTCAAACTGTTACTTGATCACGGAGCAGATCGCAAACGCACAGACTTGAAAAAACGAACTCCACAAGAACTTACCACCGATGAAGAGTGTATTAAGCTGCTAAAAACCTATTTTCCAGAAAACGAATAA
- a CDS encoding ankyrin repeat domain-containing protein has protein sequence MNKITTLAMGVLITALATSCSAKSLEIENTNENHSIIFEENEWSFPKPYTLLRSNDHVILLNEVIRYQSENIEYIKQLIAESKNLDEFDCSGHAALHIAVMKKEKEITQLLLDAGASVSLIDQFDWTPLLHAIWEKNREIAQELLSRGADINEPIKDGITPLHYAVSWGAESVKFVLNLNPNINVQDKEGLTPLHRATLGNNLEVIELLLKHGASKTITDSKNRTAADLAVEHTCRDMITTWHNNT, from the coding sequence ATGAACAAAATCACAACATTGGCAATGGGTGTGCTCATTACCGCACTAGCCACTTCATGTTCAGCAAAAAGCTTGGAGATTGAAAATACAAATGAAAATCACTCAATTATATTCGAGGAAAACGAGTGGTCATTTCCAAAGCCATATACCCTACTCAGATCAAATGACCATGTTATTTTACTCAATGAAGTAATTCGCTATCAAAGTGAAAACATCGAATACATAAAACAACTTATCGCTGAAAGCAAAAATCTTGACGAATTCGACTGTAGTGGCCACGCGGCACTACACATCGCTGTAATGAAAAAAGAAAAAGAAATTACTCAATTGCTGCTCGACGCCGGAGCAAGCGTTTCACTCATCGACCAATTTGATTGGACACCTTTGCTCCATGCAATATGGGAGAAAAACCGGGAGATAGCACAAGAACTACTGAGTCGTGGCGCTGATATAAACGAACCAATCAAAGACGGCATCACGCCACTACATTACGCAGTTTCATGGGGAGCTGAGAGTGTTAAATTTGTCTTAAACCTCAATCCCAACATCAATGTTCAAGACAAAGAGGGGCTAACACCACTCCACCGTGCAACCTTGGGCAATAATCTTGAAGTTATTGAATTACTACTTAAACATGGCGCGAGCAAAACAATTACTGACAGCAAAAACAGAACCGCTGCCGATCTAGCTGTTGAACACACCTGTAGAGATATGATCACTACTTGGCACAATAACACGTAA
- a CDS encoding transketolase, producing the protein MPNTHAIDLARLEYHALQIRIDSIRATSQAGSGHPTSCLSAADIVSALFFHVLCYDLKNPEHPNNDRVILSKGHAIPVLYAAWKQLGVISDQELLSLRKFDSVLEGHPTSRFAYNEAATGSLGQGLSIGVGMALNARMRELDYTTYVILGDGEVAEGSVWEAAELAAHNNVDNLVAILDCNRLAQSGSSIHDHDVKKYARQFEAFGWNTCIIDGHNITDIVAALEHSKEQSGKPSMIIAKTFKGHGIAASENKDGFHGKPFELDDIQSLIDQLNTTFSSASNYAPSSLYAPSEPTPADAHETKTPHIPDIDLAHDDNSAEFTADKKLATRKAFGYALSALGHTSNSIIALDADVQNSTFTEMFAQAFPDRFIQCFIAEQNMVGIATGLQARGLIPFAATFGAFFTRCYDQIRMAGIGRNALRLCGSHSGVSIGEDGPSQMALEDIAMLSTIPDSIILYPSDAVATYKLTNLMAQYHDGISYLRTTRAATPVLYKKDEEFKLGGCKVLRQSDNDQVCIIAAGITLHEALKAHEQLKTEGIMAAVIDLYSVKPLDNQTIKKVAQKAGNRVITVEDHYLQGGIGSLVAHALSTTNIAVQSLAVKQLSRSGKPEELLAYAKIDAAAIVEKVKEK; encoded by the coding sequence ATGCCAAACACCCACGCTATTGACCTTGCACGGCTTGAATATCACGCACTACAAATTCGCATCGATTCCATTCGTGCAACAAGCCAAGCCGGCTCCGGTCATCCAACATCATGCCTTTCAGCTGCAGATATTGTCAGCGCACTTTTTTTTCACGTACTGTGCTATGATTTAAAAAATCCAGAGCATCCGAACAACGATCGGGTTATTCTTTCTAAGGGACATGCTATTCCTGTGCTGTATGCAGCATGGAAGCAGCTTGGGGTCATTTCAGACCAAGAACTACTTAGCTTGAGAAAGTTTGACTCCGTACTTGAGGGACACCCAACAAGCCGCTTTGCATACAATGAAGCTGCAACAGGATCCCTTGGACAGGGGCTCTCGATCGGGGTTGGTATGGCTCTTAATGCACGCATGCGCGAGCTTGATTACACAACTTACGTTATTTTAGGTGACGGCGAAGTTGCAGAAGGTAGTGTGTGGGAAGCTGCTGAGCTTGCCGCTCACAATAACGTCGACAACTTGGTTGCAATACTCGATTGTAATCGCCTTGCCCAGTCTGGATCGAGCATCCACGATCATGATGTAAAAAAATATGCTCGCCAATTTGAAGCATTTGGCTGGAACACATGCATTATCGATGGACACAATATCACCGATATTGTTGCAGCCCTTGAACACAGCAAAGAACAAAGTGGTAAGCCGAGCATGATCATTGCAAAAACATTTAAAGGTCATGGCATAGCAGCAAGCGAAAACAAAGATGGTTTTCACGGAAAACCATTTGAGCTCGACGATATACAAAGTCTTATTGATCAACTCAACACAACATTTTCTTCTGCTTCAAACTACGCCCCAAGCTCTCTTTATGCACCATCTGAACCAACCCCAGCTGACGCGCACGAAACCAAGACTCCACATATTCCTGATATTGATTTAGCACACGATGACAATAGCGCAGAGTTTACAGCTGATAAAAAACTTGCAACACGTAAAGCATTTGGCTATGCACTTTCTGCGCTTGGCCATACAAGCAACTCAATTATTGCACTCGATGCTGATGTACAAAATTCGACATTTACTGAAATGTTTGCGCAGGCTTTTCCTGATCGTTTTATTCAATGCTTCATTGCTGAACAAAACATGGTAGGCATTGCAACAGGTTTACAAGCTCGTGGCTTAATTCCCTTTGCTGCAACATTTGGAGCTTTTTTTACTCGTTGTTACGACCAAATTAGAATGGCTGGCATCGGCCGCAACGCCCTACGCCTATGCGGTTCACATAGCGGGGTATCAATTGGTGAAGACGGTCCATCACAAATGGCACTTGAAGACATTGCAATGCTCAGCACAATACCAGATTCTATCATTCTATACCCATCTGACGCTGTTGCTACATACAAACTTACCAACTTGATGGCGCAGTATCACGATGGCATTTCATACCTACGTACAACACGCGCAGCAACCCCAGTCCTTTATAAGAAAGACGAAGAATTTAAACTCGGTGGCTGCAAAGTTTTACGCCAAAGTGACAATGACCAGGTATGTATAATCGCAGCCGGCATTACTCTGCATGAGGCACTAAAAGCACACGAGCAACTTAAAACTGAAGGCATCATGGCCGCAGTGATTGACCTATACTCAGTCAAACCACTTGACAACCAAACAATAAAAAAAGTTGCACAAAAAGCTGGCAATCGTGTTATCACTGTTGAAGATCACTACCTACAAGGCGGTATTGGCAGCCTCGTCGCGCATGCATTAAGCACAACAAACATTGCCGTCCAGTCTTTGGCTGTCAAACAACTTTCTCGCTCAGGCAAGCCTGAAGAGTTGCTCGCTTACGCCAAAATCGATGCTGCAGCAATTGTAGAAAAAGTGAAAGAGAAATAA
- a CDS encoding ABC-F family ATP-binding cassette domain-containing protein has translation MILGNDICLSFGTRALFDNLAFSFSKTDKIGFVGRNGAGKSTLLKVIAGRQALDKGGVSIEKDKHVAYMPQEMVLESTKSILEETFSAFERVYKLQKEIDSIEQQLGDADEHMLERYAHLQHEMADYNIADLEQQAKKVLQGLGFSPDGWDKPVNQLSVGWKMRVVLAKLLLQDADFYLFDEPTNHLDIFAKDWFLDFLKHAPFGFLLVTHDRYCLDYVCQDIFHIDRGKGKLYRGNYSSFLGQQEHEQELLEKAYATQQKEIAQKKRTAERFRAKATKAKMAQGLLRSIEKMEIIELEQKQGTIKLNFGHIPRAGKTVLKVKDVSKRFGDQTVFKNISFDVDRGQKVALVAANGVGKTTLLNVVTGKYPLEYGSFEFGYNVTHALFEQDQDLVLDKKKTILEEAESACQTSQAHAQVRTFLGTFLFPGDDVHKKIGVLSGGEKNRVAMVKVLLQHANFLILDEPTNHLDLQSKEILLTALQQFSGTILFVSHDRTFLNELATVIVELTPTKALTYQGNYDSFLHQKEMTQPKASTSEKKATPKQKEHTQQKKQQSSKQAYELNKKINNLESKIDRYEQELSQLYEQLGLYDYSSTTYQETMEKIEEIKNQHSDALTQWEALHAQLGDK, from the coding sequence ATGATTCTTGGCAATGATATCTGCCTTTCGTTCGGGACCAGGGCACTTTTTGACAACCTTGCATTCTCATTTTCAAAAACTGATAAAATCGGTTTTGTTGGGCGTAATGGAGCGGGAAAATCAACACTGCTAAAAGTTATTGCCGGCAGGCAAGCTCTAGACAAAGGCGGCGTGAGCATTGAAAAAGATAAACATGTTGCCTACATGCCACAAGAAATGGTACTTGAATCAACAAAATCAATTCTTGAAGAGACTTTTTCAGCATTTGAGCGGGTTTACAAACTTCAAAAAGAAATCGACTCAATTGAGCAACAACTTGGCGATGCAGACGAACATATGCTCGAGCGATACGCACATTTGCAACATGAAATGGCTGACTACAATATTGCAGATCTTGAACAACAAGCAAAAAAAGTACTTCAAGGCCTTGGTTTTTCACCCGATGGTTGGGACAAGCCTGTTAACCAACTCAGCGTTGGCTGGAAGATGCGCGTTGTACTCGCAAAGCTTTTACTACAAGACGCTGATTTTTATTTATTTGACGAGCCCACTAACCACTTAGATATTTTTGCAAAAGACTGGTTCTTAGATTTTTTAAAACACGCACCATTTGGCTTTTTACTCGTCACACACGATCGCTATTGCCTTGACTATGTTTGCCAAGATATTTTTCACATCGATCGAGGCAAAGGCAAACTTTACCGCGGAAACTACAGCTCGTTTCTGGGGCAACAAGAGCATGAACAAGAACTGCTTGAAAAGGCTTACGCCACCCAACAAAAAGAAATTGCTCAAAAAAAGAGAACTGCTGAACGATTTCGCGCTAAAGCCACAAAAGCAAAAATGGCACAAGGCCTGCTGCGCTCAATTGAAAAGATGGAAATAATCGAGCTCGAGCAAAAACAAGGAACCATCAAGCTCAACTTTGGGCACATTCCACGTGCAGGCAAAACAGTACTCAAAGTTAAAGATGTCTCAAAGCGATTTGGCGACCAAACAGTTTTTAAAAACATTTCTTTTGATGTCGACCGTGGGCAAAAAGTTGCCCTTGTAGCAGCTAACGGTGTTGGAAAAACAACGCTGCTCAATGTTGTTACCGGCAAATATCCACTCGAGTATGGCTCATTTGAGTTTGGCTACAACGTAACGCATGCCTTGTTTGAGCAAGATCAAGACCTAGTACTCGACAAAAAAAAGACAATCCTTGAAGAGGCTGAAAGCGCCTGTCAAACATCACAAGCTCACGCTCAAGTACGAACATTTCTCGGCACATTTTTATTTCCTGGAGATGATGTACACAAAAAAATTGGTGTCCTGAGTGGTGGTGAAAAAAATCGTGTGGCCATGGTTAAAGTTCTGCTACAACATGCAAATTTTCTTATTTTGGACGAGCCAACTAATCACCTTGATCTCCAGTCAAAAGAAATTTTGCTCACCGCTTTGCAACAATTTTCAGGAACCATTCTTTTTGTTTCTCACGACCGTACCTTTTTAAACGAGTTAGCAACGGTCATTGTTGAACTTACACCTACTAAAGCACTGACCTACCAAGGCAACTACGACTCGTTTTTACACCAAAAAGAAATGACCCAACCAAAAGCATCAACGTCAGAGAAAAAAGCAACTCCCAAGCAAAAAGAACACACACAACAAAAGAAGCAACAATCGAGTAAGCAAGCGTACGAACTTAATAAAAAAATTAACAACCTTGAGAGCAAAATTGATCGATACGAACAAGAGCTCAGCCAACTATATGAGCAACTCGGCCTTTACGACTACTCTTCAACTACCTACCAAGAAACCATGGAAAAAATAGAGGAGATAAAAAACCAACATAGCGACGCACTCACGCAGTGGGAGGCGCTACATGCCCAACTAGGCGACAAATAA
- the truB gene encoding tRNA pseudouridine(55) synthase TruB, whose protein sequence is MTNENEKLTGFLPVNKPVGCTSYDCIRKIKKLVRPELGKKVRIGHAGTLDPFASGLMIIAIGRSFTKQLELLSGKDKTYQVRAKLGQLTTTLDCEGVVLEDKDCSYVTAQQLQQAIDQLGQQYKQVPPVYSAMKYQGQRMHELARGQKMSQEELGNIAYQKARVVMLYEVKLLSVKDSYFELVARVSKGTYIRALVDDIAQQLGLHAAAHVLDRLKIGNLSVERSTNLDDLKSVADIENSVVKNLEI, encoded by the coding sequence ATGACAAATGAAAATGAAAAACTCACTGGTTTTTTGCCCGTCAACAAACCGGTAGGCTGTACATCGTACGATTGCATCAGAAAGATAAAAAAACTTGTTCGGCCAGAACTTGGCAAAAAGGTAAGGATTGGCCACGCGGGTACGCTCGATCCGTTTGCTTCGGGGTTGATGATTATAGCCATAGGCAGATCGTTTACTAAGCAACTTGAATTGCTGAGTGGCAAAGATAAGACGTATCAGGTAAGGGCAAAACTTGGTCAGCTAACCACAACGCTTGATTGTGAGGGTGTAGTACTTGAAGACAAGGATTGTTCATATGTGACGGCGCAGCAGTTGCAACAAGCAATTGATCAGTTGGGGCAGCAATACAAGCAGGTACCGCCCGTTTATTCAGCCATGAAATATCAGGGGCAACGCATGCACGAGCTTGCGCGCGGTCAAAAAATGTCGCAGGAAGAATTAGGCAACATTGCCTACCAAAAAGCACGCGTAGTTATGCTTTACGAAGTGAAATTGTTGAGCGTAAAAGACTCATATTTTGAGCTTGTCGCTCGGGTTTCGAAAGGCACCTATATCCGGGCACTCGTTGATGATATCGCTCAGCAGCTAGGATTGCATGCAGCGGCACATGTGCTTGACAGGCTGAAAATAGGAAATTTGAGCGTTGAACGCTCAACTAATCTTGATGACCTCAAGTCAGTTGCAGATATCGAAAATAGTGTAGTGAAAAATCTAGAAATTTAG
- a CDS encoding ankyrin repeat domain-containing protein, with translation MDSFWSALTKTAAVCTSLVLAPTQQTLHDIALCAAAQNNDVQSASRLLTSSKASINTQDPLGRTPLRIAALEGNVEMIRLLLKHHAHTTMPDNEGWTPMFAAISTNKPAVVEALLEHDQTLANTRNNKGLMPLHKAVSDYTQDTQEARKAIIMMLLAYGAQINAPIKNPENRWGSTYAYQVIATQNNIIIPDNEGWTPLHQAADACSRNDVTRNPYKELPDYRIGDTDVIELLLRNGADPKLTDYKGRRPQQLAKSKRVLNAFAPNYRPVAIPQVTIIE, from the coding sequence ATGGATAGCTTTTGGAGTGCTCTTACAAAAACAGCAGCCGTCTGTACCTCTCTGGTACTTGCCCCAACTCAACAAACCTTGCATGATATAGCACTCTGTGCAGCAGCACAAAACAATGATGTTCAGTCAGCATCAAGGCTCTTGACCAGTTCAAAAGCTAGCATTAACACTCAAGACCCACTCGGCAGAACACCGCTGCGCATCGCTGCACTTGAAGGTAATGTTGAAATGATACGGCTTCTTCTTAAACACCATGCACATACAACAATGCCCGACAACGAGGGCTGGACGCCCATGTTTGCTGCCATATCCACCAATAAACCTGCAGTAGTCGAAGCACTTCTCGAGCACGATCAAACACTTGCCAACACAAGAAACAATAAAGGCCTTATGCCTTTGCACAAAGCTGTCAGTGACTACACACAAGACACGCAAGAAGCTCGTAAGGCCATCATCATGATGCTCCTAGCATATGGTGCTCAAATCAATGCTCCCATTAAAAACCCTGAGAATAGGTGGGGTAGCACGTATGCCTATCAAGTCATTGCAACACAAAATAATATCATCATCCCTGACAACGAAGGCTGGACTCCTCTGCATCAGGCAGCAGATGCCTGTTCGCGCAACGATGTAACGAGAAATCCATATAAAGAATTACCCGATTACCGCATTGGTGATACTGATGTTATTGAACTCCTTCTCAGGAACGGTGCAGACCCCAAGCTTACTGACTATAAGGGCCGCAGGCCGCAACAGCTAGCAAAATCAAAGCGCGTGCTCAATGCCTTTGCCCCGAATTATCGGCCTGTAGCAATACCTCAGGTCACAATCATTGAGTAA
- a CDS encoding ankyrin repeat domain-containing protein, protein MIKRQFLSSVFFLPLLIFTMSAQNLTYPLPKNSHDALMQIHLIIKKIDGHQTQANFTLSDIRFGKGKQNVLQVAIQHNLNDFAKQLITNGFKIDTVDDDNYTALHTAVRHANVEMVNLLLEQGANPNAKNNHGDSPFSLAVCPSLIHPFQNTFAIISAFLCNEKLAINQQNKTGETALHYLFYCQPMNFEQKEILYSLLCKHGASTFICNEQSLTPWSLLKSMKKTKYNDKSNKISRGYFGIFS, encoded by the coding sequence ATGATAAAGCGACAATTTCTCTCTTCAGTGTTTTTTCTACCTCTACTCATCTTCACAATGAGTGCACAAAACCTCACCTATCCCTTGCCTAAAAATTCACACGATGCTTTGATGCAAATTCATTTAATTATAAAAAAAATTGATGGGCATCAAACCCAGGCTAATTTCACATTATCAGATATACGATTTGGCAAAGGAAAGCAGAACGTCTTGCAAGTTGCTATCCAACACAATCTTAATGATTTTGCAAAACAATTAATAACAAATGGCTTTAAAATTGATACCGTTGATGATGACAATTATACCGCTCTACATACTGCAGTAAGGCATGCTAACGTTGAAATGGTAAATCTTTTACTTGAACAAGGGGCAAACCCTAATGCCAAGAATAACCATGGCGACTCTCCGTTTTCTCTGGCTGTCTGCCCATCGCTCATTCATCCATTTCAAAATACCTTTGCAATCATTAGTGCGTTTTTATGCAATGAAAAACTGGCAATAAATCAACAAAACAAAACAGGCGAAACGGCACTTCACTACTTATTTTATTGCCAACCAATGAACTTTGAACAAAAAGAAATACTCTACTCACTACTTTGCAAACATGGAGCCAGTACTTTCATATGCAACGAACAATCACTTACTCCATGGAGTTTGCTTAAATCAATGAAAAAAACTAAATATAACGATAAGAGCAACAAAATTTCCAGAGGCTATTTTGGCATTTTTTCTTAA
- a CDS encoding cation transporter has translation MKKLYVLFSLLLLSNFPLHGVIRKMTMRVDGMTCSLCAQGLKSKLKKLTFLKKIEKINVKDGIVTITLKKKNELTRDELSKQMRTLVQKAGFTFVDITEIEEK, from the coding sequence ATGAAAAAACTGTATGTCCTTTTTTCTTTACTCCTACTCTCAAATTTCCCACTTCACGGAGTCATCAGAAAAATGACCATGCGTGTTGATGGTATGACCTGTTCGCTGTGTGCTCAAGGACTAAAGAGTAAACTAAAAAAACTCACATTCCTTAAAAAGATCGAAAAAATTAACGTGAAAGATGGAATTGTCACCATCACACTCAAAAAGAAAAACGAATTAACACGAGATGAACTGAGCAAGCAAATGCGTACTCTTGTCCAAAAAGCCGGATTTACTTTTGTAGATATTACTGAAATTGAGGAAAAATAA
- a CDS encoding ankyrin repeat domain-containing protein — MKVRYLLYLLPLMVNLFAKSDKESTGKLSEAEINTMIGNTLGADKLHKAAICGRISEMKRLLGFPPVPVNGLDEHQRTPLHWAVLAGQYEAAKLLLKHSAAIDLQDDERKTALHYAVIADDTKMAKMLIKKKAVINLPDKKGLCPFDYIKSEKMNDIFFKSE, encoded by the coding sequence GTGAAAGTTAGGTATTTGTTGTATTTGTTACCCTTGATGGTAAATCTTTTTGCCAAAAGTGATAAAGAGAGTACAGGTAAGCTATCGGAGGCTGAAATTAATACAATGATTGGCAACACGCTTGGGGCCGATAAATTGCACAAAGCTGCAATATGTGGACGCATTAGTGAGATGAAGCGCCTGCTGGGTTTTCCTCCTGTGCCGGTCAATGGGCTGGATGAGCACCAACGAACACCGTTGCACTGGGCTGTACTTGCCGGCCAATATGAGGCGGCTAAATTATTGTTAAAGCATTCAGCAGCTATTGACTTGCAAGATGATGAGAGAAAAACAGCATTGCATTATGCCGTTATAGCCGATGATACAAAGATGGCAAAAATGCTCATTAAAAAAAAGGCGGTAATCAATTTGCCTGATAAAAAAGGGTTGTGCCCATTTGATTACATCAAGAGTGAAAAGATGAATGATATTTTTTTTAAATCTGAGTGA